One Bacteroidota bacterium genomic window carries:
- a CDS encoding sigma-54-dependent Fis family transcriptional regulator: MANILIIDDEKSIRNTLKEILEYEGYKVDEAADGQAGLEKLENQDFDVVLCDIKMPKMDGMEVLSKAAELAPDVPFIMISGHGTIETAVEATKKGAYDFLQKPPDLNRLLITIRNAADKNKLVVETKILKRRVTKTREIIGESPAIKSILETIEKVAPTEARVLITGENGTGKELVARWIHEKSNRAGAPLVEVNCAAIPSELIESELFGHEKGSFTSAVKQRIGKFEQANGGTLFLDEIGDMSLSAQAKVLRALQEGKIARVGGDKEIDVNVRVIAATNKDLLKEIDFGNFRLDLYHRLSVILIHVPTLNERLDDIPLIAEKFLKEICEDSGLSRKTFTPQGLEALKAIEWTGNIRELRNVVERLVILSDTKITDQDVVNYANPGRAGSGKSMYEKFDRFQDFKDYAEKCFIEEKLKKNNWNIAKTASEIDIQRSHLYNKIEKFGLKREGME; the protein is encoded by the coding sequence ATGGCAAACATCCTGATTATTGACGACGAGAAGAGCATACGGAATACCCTGAAAGAAATTCTTGAGTACGAAGGGTATAAAGTTGATGAAGCCGCCGACGGACAGGCGGGGCTTGAAAAATTAGAGAATCAGGATTTTGACGTAGTGCTGTGCGATATTAAAATGCCCAAAATGGACGGTATGGAAGTTTTGAGCAAAGCAGCAGAACTTGCCCCCGATGTTCCTTTTATAATGATAAGCGGCCACGGCACTATTGAAACTGCCGTAGAAGCTACCAAAAAAGGTGCATACGATTTTTTACAAAAACCACCCGATTTGAACCGTTTGTTAATTACCATCCGCAACGCGGCTGATAAAAACAAATTGGTGGTTGAAACCAAAATACTAAAACGCAGGGTAACCAAAACCCGCGAGATAATAGGCGAATCGCCCGCCATTAAATCAATTCTTGAAACAATAGAAAAAGTTGCTCCTACCGAAGCCCGTGTACTGATTACAGGAGAAAACGGAACGGGTAAAGAATTGGTGGCCCGCTGGATACACGAAAAAAGTAACCGTGCCGGTGCCCCATTGGTAGAGGTGAACTGTGCTGCCATTCCTTCAGAGTTGATAGAAAGCGAATTATTCGGGCACGAAAAAGGCTCGTTTACATCGGCTGTAAAACAGCGCATCGGTAAGTTTGAACAAGCCAACGGCGGCACATTATTCTTGGATGAAATAGGTGATATGAGTCTATCAGCCCAAGCAAAAGTGTTGCGTGCCTTGCAAGAAGGTAAAATAGCCCGTGTAGGCGGTGATAAAGAAATAGATGTAAATGTGCGCGTAATTGCGGCAACCAATAAGGATTTACTAAAAGAAATAGACTTTGGTAATTTCCGTTTGGATTTATATCACCGTTTGAGCGTAATATTAATACACGTTCCCACGCTAAATGAGCGTTTGGACGATATTCCGTTGATTGCCGAGAAGTTTTTGAAAGAAATTTGTGAAGACAGCGGTTTATCGCGCAAAACATTTACCCCGCAAGGGCTTGAAGCATTGAAGGCTATCGAGTGGACGGGTAACATCCGCGAATTGCGCAACGTGGTAGAGCGTTTGGTGATTTTGAGCGATACAAAAATTACCGACCAGGACGTGGTGAACTATGCTAATCCCGGCAGGGCCGGTAGCGGCAAATCGATGTACGAGAAGTTCGATCGTTTTCAGGATTTTAAAGATTATGCAGAAAAATGCTTTATCGAAGAAAAACTGAAAAAGAACAACTGGAACATTGCCAAAACCGCCAGCGAAATAGATATACAACGCAGCCACTTGTACAACAAGATTGAGAAGTTTGGCTTGAAGCGTGAAGGAATGGAATAA
- a CDS encoding threonylcarbamoyl-AMP synthase, with the protein MIGTDIDKAVEYLKNGELVAIPTETVYGLAANAFDTHAVTKIFKAKNRPFFDPLIVHTHSIDAVHQWVENIPPQAVELANIFWPGPLTLVLRKKDIVPDLVTAGNPTVAVRVPNHPLTLQLLSQLDFPLAAPSANPFGYVSPTTAQHVSDQLGDKIPYILEGGPSKVGIESTIISFAGPVPEILRLGGTSIEKIKQVIGDMEVNINQHSNPQAPGQTDSHYAPHARFVLGRVEDANVPVDNLVYTGAITFSRHIQLLREENQVCLSKNEDLDEAASNIFAAMRLLDKKGMKVIYAELLPDTGLGRAINDRLRRAAHVK; encoded by the coding sequence ATGATAGGGACGGATATAGATAAAGCGGTAGAATATTTAAAAAACGGTGAGTTGGTGGCAATACCCACCGAAACAGTGTATGGCCTTGCTGCCAATGCGTTTGATACACACGCCGTAACCAAGATATTTAAAGCAAAAAACCGCCCTTTTTTCGACCCTCTGATTGTTCATACCCATAGCATTGATGCGGTACACCAGTGGGTTGAAAATATTCCCCCACAGGCGGTTGAGTTGGCTAATATTTTTTGGCCCGGCCCGCTAACGCTGGTATTACGTAAAAAAGACATCGTACCTGATTTGGTAACCGCAGGCAACCCAACTGTGGCCGTACGAGTGCCCAATCATCCTCTCACACTGCAATTATTATCACAATTAGATTTTCCGTTGGCTGCACCAAGTGCCAACCCGTTTGGGTACGTAAGCCCTACTACGGCGCAACATGTAAGCGACCAATTAGGTGATAAAATACCTTATATTTTAGAAGGCGGCCCCAGTAAGGTGGGAATTGAATCTACAATTATATCTTTTGCCGGACCTGTGCCCGAAATACTGCGTTTAGGCGGTACATCTATCGAAAAAATAAAACAAGTAATAGGGGATATGGAGGTGAATATCAACCAACACTCTAACCCCCAAGCCCCCGGTCAAACCGATAGTCATTATGCCCCCCATGCACGTTTTGTGTTGGGTAGGGTAGAGGACGCTAACGTGCCTGTGGATAATTTAGTATATACCGGAGCAATTACTTTTTCGCGTCATATTCAGCTACTTAGAGAAGAGAATCAGGTTTGTTTATCGAAAAATGAGGATTTAGATGAAGCAGCGAGCAACATTTTTGCTGCCATGCGGCTCTTGGATAAAAAGGGGATGAAAGTAATTTATGCTGAGTTGTTGCCCGATACAGGCTTAGGACGAGCAATAAACGACCGCTTGCGAAGAGCTGCTCACGTTAAATAA
- a CDS encoding T9SS type A sorting domain-containing protein has translation MNRILLTILSVIMFGTAAIAGNAPAGPGDKNPVIKSYPNPVSSELTVEVQLVANNFSKVEVKIVNLLGQDIVPAVKADLEGLNNTFKVDVREVPAGIYFMEVTTTATDGSSFTHTKKITKH, from the coding sequence ATGAATAGAATTTTACTTACAATACTTTCAGTTATTATGTTTGGTACAGCGGCAATAGCAGGCAACGCACCTGCAGGCCCCGGTGATAAAAACCCTGTTATCAAATCATATCCAAATCCGGTTTCATCTGAACTTACAGTTGAAGTTCAATTGGTGGCTAATAACTTTTCAAAAGTAGAAGTGAAAATCGTTAACCTTCTTGGTCAAGATATTGTACCTGCTGTTAAAGCAGATTTGGAAGGTCTTAACAATACATTTAAAGTAGATGTGCGCGAAGTTCCCGCAGGTATCTATTTTATGGAGGTAACTACCACCGCAACCGATGGTTCATCCTTCACTCACACCAAAAAAATCACCAAACACTAA
- the lepA gene encoding elongation factor 4 yields the protein MEHIRNFCIIAHIDHGKSTLADRLLEYTQTVSSRQMQAQVLDDMDLERERGITIKSHAIQMDYQLDGKKYTLNLIDTPGHVDFSYEVSRSIAACEGALLIVDASQGIQAQTISNLYLALDQGLEIIPILNKMDLPGAMPEEVTDQIVDLIGCKPEDIIPASGKTGMGVLDILRAIVERVPAPKGTPDAPLKALVFDSVFNSFRGIIGYFKVVDGEMRKGSRVKFMATGKEYFAEEIGVLRLDKEPRDVIKTGDVGYIISGIKEAREVKVGDTITLSERPCEEAIKGFEDVKPMVFAGIYPVDTDDFEELRESMYKLQLNDASLVFEPESSAALGFGFRCGFLGMLHMEIIQERLEREFNMTVITTVPNVSYHAYTTKEEMVIVNNPSDLPDPSKIDKVEEPYVHIQIITSSDFVGAIMSLCLTRRGLLKNQIYLTTTRVELNFEIPLAEVVFDFYDKLKTISKGYASLDYHPVGYKESNLVKLDIFLNKEPVDALSAIIHRDRAYDWGKKICEKLKELIPKQQFEIAIQAGVGQKIIARETISALRKDVTAKCYGGDISRKRKLLEKQKKGKKRMRQVGTVEVPQEAFMAVLKID from the coding sequence ATGGAGCATATTCGCAATTTTTGTATCATCGCACACATCGACCACGGCAAAAGTACTCTTGCCGACAGGTTACTTGAATATACACAAACCGTTAGCAGTCGCCAGATGCAAGCACAAGTGCTTGACGATATGGACTTGGAGCGCGAGCGCGGTATCACTATTAAAAGCCACGCCATACAAATGGATTACCAATTGGATGGCAAGAAATATACCCTAAACCTTATTGATACTCCCGGACACGTTGACTTTTCGTATGAAGTTTCGCGTTCTATTGCAGCCTGCGAAGGTGCGTTGCTGATTGTGGATGCATCACAAGGTATTCAGGCGCAAACAATTTCAAACCTTTACTTGGCACTTGACCAAGGGCTTGAAATCATACCCATTCTTAATAAAATGGACCTTCCCGGTGCAATGCCCGAGGAAGTAACCGACCAAATAGTTGATCTTATCGGCTGCAAGCCCGAAGATATTATCCCTGCCAGCGGTAAAACCGGTATGGGGGTATTGGATATTTTGCGTGCCATTGTTGAACGTGTACCTGCCCCTAAAGGAACTCCCGATGCTCCGTTGAAAGCGCTTGTTTTTGATTCGGTGTTCAACTCTTTCAGGGGGATTATCGGTTACTTTAAAGTAGTTGACGGTGAAATGCGCAAGGGCAGCCGAGTAAAGTTTATGGCAACCGGAAAAGAATATTTTGCGGAAGAAATAGGCGTGCTACGTTTGGATAAAGAACCCCGTGATGTTATTAAAACGGGTGATGTGGGGTACATTATCTCAGGGATTAAAGAAGCCCGCGAGGTAAAAGTGGGTGATACGATTACCTTATCAGAAAGACCTTGCGAAGAAGCAATTAAAGGGTTTGAAGATGTGAAGCCGATGGTATTTGCAGGAATTTACCCCGTGGATACCGACGATTTTGAAGAGCTGCGCGAAAGCATGTACAAGCTGCAACTAAACGATGCTTCATTAGTTTTTGAACCTGAATCATCAGCAGCGTTGGGCTTTGGTTTCCGTTGCGGTTTCTTAGGAATGCTGCACATGGAGATTATACAGGAGCGTTTGGAGCGTGAGTTTAACATGACGGTAATCACTACTGTCCCCAACGTGTCGTACCACGCATACACCACCAAAGAAGAAATGGTGATTGTGAACAATCCCAGCGATTTGCCCGACCCTTCAAAAATTGATAAGGTTGAAGAGCCTTACGTACATATACAAATTATTACCAGTAGCGATTTTGTGGGTGCCATCATGTCGCTATGCCTAACCCGCAGGGGATTGCTTAAAAATCAGATTTATCTTACTACAACCCGCGTTGAATTGAACTTTGAAATTCCGTTGGCAGAGGTAGTATTTGATTTTTATGATAAGCTGAAAACCATTTCTAAAGGCTACGCCTCATTAGATTATCATCCGGTTGGGTATAAAGAGTCTAATTTGGTGAAATTGGATATTTTCTTGAACAAAGAGCCTGTGGATGCACTTTCGGCGATTATTCACCGCGACCGTGCTTACGATTGGGGCAAGAAAATTTGCGAGAAACTGAAAGAGCTTATCCCGAAACAACAGTTTGAAATTGCGATACAAGCGGGTGTAGGGCAAAAAATCATCGCCCGTGAAACCATATCGGCTTTGCGTAAAGACGTAACTGCCAAGTGTTATGGTGGTGATATAAGCCGTAAACGTAAACTGCTTGAAAAACAGAAAAAAGGTAAAAAACGTATGCGTCAAGTAGGTACGGTTGAAGTACCCCAAGAGGCGTTTATGGCCGTATTGAAGATTGATTAA
- a CDS encoding T9SS type A sorting domain-containing protein — MKKTIYLLAFMLVAFVSKAQYFQHIYGTSDVDNLSSGVNINIQPAGHFMASFAKTCGGLSTIPVAYTDMAGNIPGAPFFEKDLMLLDNNGNPLHVRGPQVFELATGGGFGVIGMYHDPCNTGISGVFYIHLDPFGVPIAVYDYPPAVATMYSVIEVGGVERSVISGFGDVFVTGTVVDNTGLFSVFAMRINEVGGGLVWSHIYNILPPANGNAWGKDVAENPASPFGPPSIAVAGMVNSAWSGIWQDDGLILHIDAGTGLPAPHPVILSGTPNTHDHFSSINAAIGGPFPPGFILGGGTMVNGSMDFYILRMDPVVATMYVNSFDFSLAPGSFNECYEVVERLNTACQYEYYAVGHTDNGPMGAFDVMVVKFDQFGNGVAGGEFLYGSPGNDMGRSIEILNMGPPCAPPPMPAPAGLSIFGTWGGPPVVGNLPDMYLIKAYYNGVSGCNEFFSNPFQLPANPTMPHSPFFSVNNFVTGNLTTLELPVQDLTLCFAPVIFGGNNNKVANPNNGDQEGGKQGFEQTAVLIPNPANGTAKDVTLSISTEVSGEAEVTVYDMLGKQHFTGKFNVSKGINQLPIEISKTNMAQGIYSVTVKTIEGTQTLNLVVK; from the coding sequence ATGAAAAAAACGATTTATTTGCTTGCGTTTATGCTGGTAGCTTTTGTATCAAAAGCCCAGTATTTTCAACACATCTATGGCACTTCTGATGTAGATAATCTTTCATCGGGTGTTAACATTAACATTCAGCCCGCCGGACATTTCATGGCGTCGTTTGCAAAAACATGCGGCGGCCTATCTACCATTCCCGTAGCCTATACGGATATGGCCGGAAACATACCCGGTGCTCCCTTTTTTGAGAAAGACTTGATGCTGCTTGACAATAACGGCAACCCACTGCACGTTCGCGGCCCACAAGTATTTGAGCTTGCAACAGGTGGGGGATTTGGTGTAATAGGAATGTACCACGACCCCTGCAACACAGGTATCTCAGGTGTGTTCTACATTCACCTCGATCCATTTGGTGTACCTATTGCCGTTTATGATTACCCTCCTGCTGTAGCAACAATGTACAGTGTGATTGAAGTGGGCGGTGTTGAACGTTCAGTTATTTCAGGCTTTGGTGATGTGTTTGTTACAGGTACAGTAGTTGATAACACTGGTCTGTTTAGTGTGTTTGCAATGCGTATAAATGAAGTTGGCGGTGGCTTAGTATGGTCTCACATCTACAATATTTTGCCTCCGGCCAACGGAAACGCTTGGGGTAAAGATGTGGCTGAAAACCCTGCCTCACCATTTGGCCCTCCTAGCATTGCGGTTGCCGGTATGGTTAACTCAGCATGGAGCGGTATTTGGCAAGACGACGGTCTTATTTTACACATCGATGCCGGTACAGGTCTCCCCGCACCACATCCTGTAATCCTAAGCGGCACACCTAACACTCACGACCATTTTAGCAGTATCAATGCAGCAATAGGCGGTCCTTTCCCTCCGGGCTTCATCTTAGGTGGCGGAACTATGGTAAACGGTAGTATGGACTTTTACATTTTACGCATGGACCCTGTTGTGGCAACCATGTATGTAAACAGCTTTGATTTTAGCCTTGCTCCCGGCTCATTTAACGAGTGCTATGAGGTGGTTGAACGTTTAAATACTGCCTGCCAGTATGAATACTACGCAGTAGGACACACTGATAATGGCCCTATGGGAGCTTTTGACGTGATGGTGGTGAAATTTGACCAATTTGGTAACGGTGTTGCCGGCGGTGAGTTTTTATACGGTAGTCCCGGTAATGATATGGGCCGCTCGATAGAAATATTAAACATGGGACCTCCTTGTGCCCCTCCTCCAATGCCTGCTCCGGCCGGTTTAAGCATTTTTGGTACTTGGGGTGGTCCTCCGGTAGTTGGTAACTTGCCTGATATGTATTTAATAAAAGCTTACTACAATGGTGTTTCCGGATGTAATGAGTTTTTCAGCAATCCATTTCAATTACCCGCAAATCCAACCATGCCTCACAGCCCCTTCTTCTCGGTTAATAACTTTGTAACAGGTAACCTAACAACTCTTGAACTACCTGTGCAAGATTTGACCCTGTGTTTTGCACCTGTAATTTTTGGAGGAAACAACAATAAAGTGGCTAACCCTAACAACGGTGACCAAGAAGGCGGCAAACAAGGTTTTGAACAAACCGCGGTGCTAATTCCTAACCCTGCTAACGGTACGGCTAAAGACGTAACGCTTAGCATATCTACCGAAGTAAGCGGTGAAGCTGAGGTTACCGTTTATGATATGTTGGGTAAACAACATTTTACGGGTAAATTCAATGTGAGCAAAGGCATTAACCAACTGCCCATTGAAATATCAAAAACCAACATGGCTCAAGGCATATACAGTGTAACTGTTAAAACCATTGAGGGTACACAAACCCTTAACCTTGTGGTTAAATAA